A segment of the Fibrobacter sp. UWH4 genome:
GTTTGTCCATCCGTTGTGTGAAGGATGAGTAACGAATTCATAATAAGGATGACATAAGGCCAAGAAAAATACGATCGCGGAATGAACAATTTCAAAATTGAACAGCTCGAACCTCGTCTGATGATGAATTTTGCGGTATAAATTCCACATTCCATATTTCACATTGCTTGGTTTGTGGGTGGTGAAAATTTTTACAGGAGATAATGGTATGAAGTGTGTCAAGGGTCTTGGTTTCTTGTGGGTGGCGGTGCTCGCGGCATTCTTCGCCCTTTCCGCCTGCGACGATTCTTCGTCTGCCTCTAGCAATGGACCGGATGAAAATGCGGCGGCGGAGTCTTCTTCAAGTTTAAAAGACTCTGATACTGCCGAAGAGTCATCCTCTTCGATTGACAAGAAGTCTTCGGGTAACGAAACCAAAGACAAGTCATCGAGTGGTAACGTTAAGTCGAGTAGTTCGGTGAAAGACCCTAAGGTTTCATCATCAGATGAAATTTTGAGTAGCAGTTCTTCTGTGAGCCGTAGGTGTGAAGAAGGAACTTTAGATACCGTTGCAACCGATACTTCTACGGCTTATATGCGTTGTTTAAATAATCGTTGGCGTACGGATTCTATCGTCTATGTCAAACCTAAGGTATACCCAGTGATGGATAGTTTGTTTGAAACTAAATATTCTACTTATGGAGAATTTGAAGATCCCCGTGACCATCAGTCGTATAAGACAGTCATCCTAAACATGCATGATAGAGATGGAAAGATTGTTGAGGGCGAAAAGATCGAAGTATTTGCCCAAAATTTAAACTACGGCGAGATGATTGATACTAGTATAAAAATACACGATGACAC
Coding sequences within it:
- a CDS encoding LEPR-XLL domain-containing protein, coding for MNNFKIEQLEPRLMMNFAV
- a CDS encoding FISUMP domain-containing protein; the encoded protein is MKCVKGLGFLWVAVLAAFFALSACDDSSSASSNGPDENAAAESSSSLKDSDTAEESSSSIDKKSSGNETKDKSSSGNVKSSSSVKDPKVSSSDEILSSSSSVSRRCEEGTLDTVATDTSTAYMRCLNNRWRTDSIVYVKPKVYPVMDSLFETKYSTYGEFEDPRDHQSYKTVILNMHDRDGKIVEGEKIEVFAQNLNYGEMIDTSIKIHDDTKVEKYCDLNDEWFCDNGWGGRYTWSEAMGLSAKYDSVLWKDTVGGDTRIHQGLCPEDWHIMNAYEWKNYTSTMGLPLASKVNWSPLDKAGANMSGLSVLFQMKTYKENWGNATFFLPTEEDGKKMYRVTVNDSYVTQNAAAIKHHNWFYVRCVRDY